GGACATGAACGAGGAATCGACCAAGCTGAAGGCGCTGCAGACGCAGCAGCAACTGGGTATCCAGTCTCTTTCGATTGCCAATTCCAATTCCGAAAGCATTCTGTCGTTGTTCAAATAAGACGAGGGTTCGAAGGCGTTTACGCCTTTCTCCTGAAAATGAAAAAAACAAGCCACAGCAATGGCTTGTAGGGTTCACAAAGCCAGAGACGACTACCGTTGGGAGGCCAGAAATGGTCCTTGCCCGATGTGGTGGACCGACGATGTTTATCAAAGCCGCAGCACCCGCTGCGGCTTTTTTCATGCGTGCTTTTGTTTGGTCTTGAAAAAATTAGGAATTCGTTTACCTCTATTAAAAGTTTGATAACCCCGTTAACCATTTGTTAACTAATTAAGGGTTAATAATCTGTGAACAACGTTGGGTTGGCTACCAGGGCAAGAGCGTAGCCAACGTGCATGAAGCAGACCAGCGTTGCCGGTGTCTTCCATAAATCCGGCATGTCCCTTCACCTTCATGGGGCACTCTATGACCAGCATTATGACCAATACCTCCGCTATGGCGGCTCTGCAGACTCTCCGTGGCATCGACCAGAACATGGAGACGACGCAGAACAGAATCTCGTCCGGCTATAAAGTCGACAGCGCCAAAGACAATGCCGCCTATTGGTCGATTGCGACCACGATGCGCTCCGATAACAAGGCGCTTTCCACGGTTCAGGATGCTCTGGGGCTTGCTGCTTCCAAAGCAGATACCGCTTATACTGGTCTGGATTCCAGTATTGACGTGCTCAGCTCTATCAAATCCAAACTGGTTGCGGCGCGCGAACCAGGCGTGGACAAGGACAAGATCAACCAGGAAATCAACGAGCTGAAGAACCAGCTCGCCTCCATTGCCGAATCCGCTTCATTCTCCGGTGAAAACTGGCTGTATAACGAATCGACCAATCCTCCCACCACCAAGGAAATGGTTGCTTCCTTCAACCGCGCCAGCGACGGTACGGTGTCGGTTACCACATTGAAGTTCAACACGTCCGAATCGACCTTGATCGATACTCAGAATGCTGAAAACGGCATCCTGACACGGACCACGACTGCGACCTGGGCCTACGGTACGACCACCACGACAGGCACCTATTACTTGCTGGACGCGGAGTCTGCGACGCCTGCCACCGGCACCGAAATCACCCTGACCACCGACATGTCCAACGACGATCTCGATGGCATGATTTCGGCCGTCGATAAAATGCTTCAGGATCTGACCGATTCTGCTTCGACCTTGGGTGCGATCAGCAGTCGTATCGATTCCCAGGATACGTTCGTTAAAAACCTCAGCGATAC
The Allorhizobium ampelinum S4 genome window above contains:
- a CDS encoding flagellin, producing the protein MTSIMTNTSAMAALQTLRGIDQNMETTQNRISSGYKVDSAKDNAAYWSIATTMRSDNKALSTVQDALGLAASKADTAYTGLDSSIDVLSSIKSKLVAAREPGVDKDKINQEINELKNQLASIAESASFSGENWLYNESTNPPTTKEMVASFNRASDGTVSVTTLKFNTSESTLIDTQNAENGILTRTTTATWAYGTTTTTGTYYLLDAESATPATGTEITLTTDMSNDDLDGMISAVDKMLQDLTDSASTLGAISSRIDSQDTFVKNLSDTIDKGVGRLVDADMNEESTKIKALQTQQQLGIQALSIANTNAENILTLFK